The following are encoded together in the Mycteria americana isolate JAX WOST 10 ecotype Jacksonville Zoo and Gardens chromosome 2, USCA_MyAme_1.0, whole genome shotgun sequence genome:
- the SNAI2 gene encoding zinc finger protein SNAI2, with protein MPRSFLVKKHFNSSKKPNYSELDTHTVIISPYLYESYPVPIIPQPEILSSVAYNPITVWTTTGLLPSPLPNDLSPLSGYPSSLGRVSPPPPSDTSSKDHSGSESPISDEEERIQSKLSDPHAIEAEKFQCSLCNKTYSTFSGLAKHKQLHCDAQSRKSFSCKYCDKEYVSLGALKMHIRTHTLPCVCKICGKAFSRPWLLQGHIRTHTGEKPFSCPHCNRAFADRSNLRAHLQTHSDVKKYQCKNCSKTFSRMSLLHKHEESGCCVAH; from the exons ATGCCACGCTCCTTCCTGGTCAAGAAGCATTTCAATTCATCCAAGAAGCCGAATTACAGCGAACTGGACACTCATACAG tgaTTATATCCCCATACCTGTATGAAAGCTATCCAGTCCCTATCATACCACAGCCAGAGATCCTGAGCTCAGTAGCTTACAATCCCATTACTGTGTGGACTACAACCGGGCTGCTACCATCTCCATTACCCAACGACCTCTCTCCGCTTTCTGGATACCCCTCTTCTTTGGGAAGAGTCAGCCCACCTCCACCTTCTGACACCTCCTCCAAAGATCACAGCGGTTCAGAAAGTCCCATTAGCGATGAAGAAGAGAGAATCCAGTCCAAGCTTTCAGACCCCCATGCAATCGAAGCCGAAAAGTTTCAGTGCAGTTTATGCAACAAGACCTATTCAACTTTCTCTGGGTTGGCCAAACATAAGCAGCTGCACTGTGATGCCCAGTCTAGGAAATCGTTCAGCTGCAAGTACTGTGACAAGGAGTATGTCAGCCTGGGAGCGCTTAAGATGCACATCAGGACCCACACACTACCTTGTGTCTGCAAGATCTGCGGCAAGGCTTTCTCTAGACCCTGGCTACTTCAAGGACACATTAGAACTCACACTG GAGAGAAGCCGTTTTCCTGTCCTCACTGCAACAGGGCTTTTGCAGACAGATCCAATCTGAGGGCTCATCTGCAGACCCACTCGGATGTGAAGAAATACCAGTGCAAAAATTGCTCCAAAACTTTCTCCAGAATGTCTCTTCTGCACAAACATGAGGAATCTGGCTGCTGTGTAGCACACTGA